One genomic window of Azospirillum sp. TSH100 includes the following:
- a CDS encoding DnaJ C-terminal domain-containing protein, which translates to MATRDPYSVLGVGRSASADDIKKAYRKLAKQHHPDLKPGDAANEERFKEISAAYTLLSDAEKRARYDRGEIDPSGQERHAGFGSRGRTAGSRGRAYSSTADDSFFGGGDDWFSDLFGGGRRRPGGAGGGAGTGAGGGSAGPKVRGSDISYSVTVPFVEAANGSKRRINLSNGKSIDVAIPPGTENETKLRLKGQGLPGMGGMPNGDAIVEVHVESHPFFTRQDSDIHVEVPITLNEAVLGATVNVPTISGKVAVKVPPGANTGSVLRLRGKGVMNQATKQPGDQYVKLKVVLPDPPDAELVKFVEQWAKTRSYDVRKKAGLE; encoded by the coding sequence GTGGCTACGCGCGATCCCTATAGCGTTCTCGGCGTCGGCCGGTCCGCCAGTGCCGACGACATCAAGAAGGCATACCGCAAGCTCGCCAAGCAGCATCACCCGGACCTGAAACCGGGCGACGCCGCCAACGAGGAGCGGTTCAAGGAAATCTCGGCCGCCTACACGCTGCTGTCGGATGCCGAGAAGCGCGCCCGCTACGACCGCGGCGAGATCGACCCATCGGGGCAGGAACGGCACGCGGGCTTCGGCTCGCGCGGCCGGACCGCCGGCAGCCGCGGCCGGGCCTACAGCAGCACCGCCGACGACAGTTTCTTCGGCGGCGGCGACGACTGGTTCTCCGACCTGTTCGGCGGCGGCCGGCGCCGCCCCGGCGGGGCCGGAGGGGGAGCGGGGACCGGAGCCGGTGGCGGTTCCGCCGGGCCCAAGGTGCGGGGCAGCGACATCTCCTATTCCGTCACCGTCCCCTTCGTGGAGGCGGCCAACGGGTCCAAGCGGCGCATCAACCTGTCCAACGGCAAGAGCATCGACGTCGCCATCCCGCCGGGGACGGAGAACGAGACGAAGCTGCGGCTGAAGGGCCAGGGCCTGCCCGGCATGGGCGGCATGCCAAACGGCGATGCCATCGTCGAGGTGCATGTCGAATCCCACCCCTTCTTCACCCGGCAGGACAGCGACATCCATGTCGAGGTGCCGATCACCCTGAACGAGGCGGTTCTGGGTGCGACCGTCAATGTGCCGACGATCAGCGGCAAGGTGGCGGTGAAGGTGCCGCCGGGCGCCAACACCGGCTCCGTCCTGCGGCTGCGCGGCAAAGGCGTGATGAACCAGGCCACGAAGCAGCCGGGCGACCAGTATGTGAAGCTGAAGGTCGTCCTCCCCGACCCGCCCGACGCCGAACTGGTCAAGTTCGTCGAGCAATGGGCCAAGACCCGCAGCTATGACGTCCGCAAGAAGGCCGGGCTGGAGTAG
- a CDS encoding RT0821/Lpp0805 family surface protein, producing the protein MFVKKVVPAVIVVGLLAGCQTGGQKETVGTVGGAVAGGLIGSQIGGGTGKLVATGVGTLLGAFIGREVGSSLDKADAGYAETAARQAYAAPVGDRINWNNPQSGNSGTIVTTRDGYSNSGTYCREFQQTIVVKGRTEQAYGTACKQADGTWKIVGNS; encoded by the coding sequence ATGTTCGTGAAGAAAGTCGTTCCGGCCGTGATCGTCGTGGGCCTGCTGGCCGGGTGCCAGACGGGCGGTCAGAAGGAAACGGTCGGCACGGTCGGCGGTGCGGTCGCCGGCGGCCTGATCGGTTCACAGATCGGCGGCGGAACGGGCAAGCTGGTGGCGACCGGCGTCGGCACGCTGCTGGGCGCCTTCATCGGCCGCGAGGTCGGCAGCTCGCTCGACAAGGCCGACGCCGGCTATGCCGAGACCGCGGCCCGTCAGGCCTATGCCGCCCCGGTCGGTGATCGCATCAACTGGAACAACCCGCAGTCGGGCAATTCCGGCACCATCGTGACCACGCGCGACGGCTACAGCAACTCCGGAACCTATTGCCGCGAGTTCCAGCAGACCATCGTCGTCAAGGGCCGGACGGAGCAGGCGTACGGAACCGCTTGCAAACAGGCCGATGGTACGTGGAAGATCGTCGGCAACTCGTAA
- the pdxH gene encoding pyridoxamine 5'-phosphate oxidase, with translation MTDSNDRDPYDLFADWMKEAEQSEPNDPNAMALATADANGIPSVRMVLLKGIDPRGFVFYTNTESRKGTQLLANRNAALCFHWKSLRRQVRVEGAVEIVTDAEADAYFDSRPRESRIGAWASLQSRPLEGRWELEKRVAQFAARYAIGTVPRPPHWTGFRVLPSRIEFWRDRPFRLHDRLVFQRVEGSEGTPAGWTTEHLYP, from the coding sequence ATGACGGACAGCAACGACCGCGACCCATACGATCTCTTCGCCGACTGGATGAAGGAGGCGGAACAGAGCGAACCCAACGACCCCAACGCCATGGCGCTGGCCACCGCCGATGCCAACGGCATTCCGTCGGTGCGCATGGTGCTGTTGAAGGGGATCGATCCGCGCGGCTTCGTCTTCTACACCAACACCGAAAGCCGCAAGGGCACCCAACTGCTGGCGAATCGCAACGCCGCCCTGTGTTTTCACTGGAAGAGCCTGCGCCGTCAGGTGCGGGTGGAGGGGGCGGTTGAGATCGTCACCGACGCCGAGGCCGACGCCTATTTCGACAGCCGCCCGCGCGAAAGCCGGATCGGCGCCTGGGCATCCCTGCAATCGCGCCCGCTGGAAGGCCGGTGGGAGCTGGAGAAGCGGGTGGCGCAGTTCGCCGCCAGATACGCCATCGGCACCGTGCCGCGGCCGCCGCACTGGACCGGCTTCCGCGTGCTGCCGTCACGGATCGAGTTCTGGCGTGACCGCCCGTTCCGGCTGCACGACCGGCTGGTTTTCCAGCGGGTGGAGGGATCGGAGGGGACGCCGGCGGGTTGGACCACCGAGCATCTTTATCCGTAA